The following coding sequences are from one Phenylobacterium glaciei window:
- a CDS encoding general stress protein: MDLDPNAKPKSRRGFAAMNPERRREIARKGGASVPGEKRSFAKDRDLAASAGRKGGESSRGGGRTRGPLEG, translated from the coding sequence ATGGACCTCGATCCCAACGCCAAGCCGAAGTCCCGTCGCGGATTCGCCGCCATGAACCCCGAGCGCCGGCGCGAGATCGCCCGCAAGGGTGGCGCGAGCGTACCGGGTGAAAAACGCAGTTTCGCCAAGGACCGCGACCTCGCGGCCTCGGCCGGTCGCAAGGGCGGAGAATCCTCCCGCGGCGGCGGTCGCACCCGCGGGCCGCTGGAAGGCTAA
- a CDS encoding amino acid permease has translation MWRVKPLDAILATAEKKSLHRSLGAFQLTMLGIGAIIGTGIFVLTAEAAQKAGPGMIAAFVIAGFVCAVAALCYSEMSAMVPVSGSAYTYSYAVMGEMVAWMVGWALILEYAVAAGAVSVGWSGYVVGLIENAFGIDIPNALVLGPMDGGIVNLPAAAIALVVTALLVVGTRESAAVNAFLVTIKVAALTLFCVLALPVIKMENFEPFAPLGMAGISAAAASIFFAYVGFDAVSTAAEETKNPQRNMPIGLIGSLGVCTIFYILVASGVIGTVGAQPVMDAAGHGLRPGSPEMTAACGALSADHVVCSKEALAWTLRKIGWTQIGNLLGLAAGLALPSVILMMMFGQTRIFFVMSRDGLLPEVLSKVHPKFKTPHVITIITGVFVSAFAAFFPVGVLADISNSGTLFAFAMVAIAVLVLRRTDPDRKRPFRTPAVMLVAPLAAAGCIYLFFSLSKETQLLFVIWAAIGLVVYFLYGFRHSHMARGIVEVPELSPDAPPESVPPMPGAPPPGSH, from the coding sequence ATGTGGCGTGTAAAGCCGCTAGACGCGATCCTCGCGACCGCTGAGAAAAAATCACTGCACCGCTCCCTTGGGGCCTTCCAGCTGACCATGCTGGGCATCGGCGCCATTATCGGAACCGGGATCTTCGTTCTGACCGCCGAGGCGGCCCAGAAGGCAGGCCCCGGGATGATCGCGGCCTTCGTCATCGCGGGCTTCGTCTGCGCCGTGGCCGCCCTCTGCTACTCCGAAATGTCGGCCATGGTGCCGGTTTCGGGCAGCGCCTACACCTACAGCTACGCGGTGATGGGCGAGATGGTCGCCTGGATGGTCGGCTGGGCGCTGATCCTGGAATACGCCGTCGCCGCCGGCGCGGTTTCTGTGGGCTGGTCGGGCTATGTCGTCGGCCTGATCGAGAACGCCTTCGGCATCGACATCCCCAACGCCCTGGTTCTGGGGCCCATGGACGGCGGGATCGTCAACCTGCCGGCCGCGGCCATCGCTCTTGTCGTGACCGCCCTGCTCGTCGTCGGCACGCGGGAGTCCGCCGCCGTCAACGCCTTCCTGGTGACCATCAAGGTCGCGGCCCTGACCCTGTTCTGCGTCCTGGCCCTGCCGGTCATCAAGATGGAGAACTTCGAACCCTTCGCCCCGCTCGGCATGGCCGGGATCTCGGCGGCCGCGGCCTCGATCTTCTTCGCCTATGTGGGCTTCGACGCCGTCTCGACGGCGGCTGAGGAGACCAAGAATCCGCAGCGGAACATGCCCATCGGCCTGATCGGCTCGCTCGGCGTCTGCACCATCTTCTACATCCTGGTGGCCTCGGGCGTCATCGGCACCGTCGGCGCCCAGCCGGTGATGGACGCCGCGGGCCATGGCCTGCGTCCCGGCAGCCCCGAGATGACCGCCGCCTGCGGCGCCCTGTCGGCCGACCACGTGGTCTGCTCCAAGGAGGCGCTTGCCTGGACCCTGCGCAAGATCGGCTGGACTCAGATCGGCAACCTGCTCGGCCTGGCCGCCGGCCTGGCCCTGCCCTCGGTTATCCTGATGATGATGTTTGGCCAGACCCGCATCTTCTTCGTCATGAGCCGCGACGGCCTGCTCCCGGAGGTGCTGTCCAAGGTCCACCCGAAGTTCAAGACGCCGCACGTCATCACCATCATCACCGGGGTGTTCGTCTCCGCCTTCGCCGCCTTCTTCCCGGTGGGGGTGCTGGCCGACATTTCCAACTCCGGCACCCTGTTCGCCTTCGCCATGGTGGCGATCGCGGTGCTGGTGCTGCGCAGGACCGACCCCGACCGCAAGCGCCCGTTCCGGACGCCCGCGGTGATGTTGGTGGCCCCGCTCGCGGCGGCCGGCTGCATCTATCTGTTCTTCAGCCTGTCGAAGGAAACCCAGCTGCTGTTCGTGATCTGGGCGGCCATCGGCCTGGTGGTCTACTTCCTCTACGGTTTCCGCCACAGCCACATGGCCCGCGGCATCGTGGAGGTGCCCGAGCTATCGCCGGACGCGCCGCCGGAATCGGTGCCGCCGATGCCCGGCGCGCCGCCGCCCGGCTCGCACTAG
- a CDS encoding MBL fold metallo-hydrolase yields the protein MSETASSPIRALIAPVTPLAQNCTIVWCVKTMKAAIIDPGGEVPRLLGALAAHGLTLEKIWITHGHLDHAGGTADLKAITGVPIEGPHRDDAFWIDQMEESGAKWGMPEAKCFTPDRWLEDGDTVTLGETSFEVYHCPGHTPGHVVFFHREARFAQVGDVLFQGSIGRTDFPRGNFQQLIDSITGKLWPLGDDVAFVSGHGPMSRFGIERRTNGYVADDVLAGD from the coding sequence ATGTCCGAGACCGCCTCCTCCCCCATCCGCGCCCTCATCGCGCCGGTCACCCCCCTGGCGCAGAACTGCACCATCGTCTGGTGTGTGAAGACGATGAAGGCGGCGATCATCGATCCGGGCGGCGAGGTGCCGCGCCTGCTGGGCGCCCTGGCGGCCCACGGCCTGACCCTGGAGAAGATCTGGATCACCCACGGCCACCTGGACCATGCGGGCGGCACGGCGGACCTCAAGGCCATCACCGGGGTCCCCATCGAGGGCCCGCACCGCGACGACGCCTTCTGGATCGACCAGATGGAGGAGAGCGGCGCCAAGTGGGGCATGCCGGAGGCCAAGTGTTTTACCCCCGACCGCTGGCTTGAAGACGGCGACACCGTTACCCTCGGAGAGACCAGCTTCGAGGTCTACCACTGTCCGGGCCACACGCCGGGCCATGTGGTGTTCTTCCATCGCGAGGCCCGCTTCGCCCAGGTGGGGGACGTGCTGTTCCAGGGTTCGATCGGCCGTACCGATTTCCCGAGGGGAAATTTCCAGCAGTTGATCGACTCCATCACCGGCAAGCTGTGGCCGTTGGGGGATGATGTGGCCTTTGTCTCCGGTCACGGCCCGATGTCGCGGTTCGGCATCGAGCGGCGGACCAATGGCTATGTCGCCGACGATGTCCTTGCGGGCGATTAG
- the egtB gene encoding ergothioneine biosynthesis protein EgtB, with protein MAHSDDAGSVPAPLRGALGQPAARYHRIRQATEDLVRHLSPEDMAAQSMPDASPAKWHLAHTTWFFETFLLKPNLAGYRPFDERYAYLFNSYYEALGPRQPRPERGLLTRPSRDEVLAYRAHVDEGMHHLLSSDVAGLSDLLDLGLAHEEQHQELILMDILHLFAQSPLKPAYSPTTALPVSADPGRAGVVAFDGGLVEIGHGGAGFAFDNEGPRHQVFLQPFKLADRLVTNGEWLAFMADGGYAKPELWLAEGWAQVREQGWSAPAYWQQGDHGWLAMTLQGLRAIAPHAPVTHISFYEADAYAAWAGARLPTEAEWEHASNGLPMAGNFMGSGQLGPAAATVGEGLRQMFGDVWEWTRSAYCPYPGFHPAAGAVGEYNGKFMSGQMVLRGGCHATPQGHARPTYRNFFHPDQRWMFSGLRLAWDGEPRVHAQTDGSFAADVLAGLAKPQKTILPKYFYDAEGSRLFEEICDLPEYYPTRTEAALLRHKAGEMAAAIPLGSALVEFGSGASTKTRLLLDAAPQLAAYVPIDISKSALDEAAQAIGRDYPNLIVAPLVDDFTTALRLPDAVDGLTSVGFFPGSTIGNFRPEEAIAFLASARRLLGHGAAFLVGMDIVKDEAVLVAAYDDAQGVTAAFNLNLLTRINRELGGDFDLTAFQHRAVWNAQESRMEMHLVSRRDQVVIVAGRTFHFAAGESLHTENSHKFTVEGFGKLAAAAGWRLENQWESAEPTFAIVLLRA; from the coding sequence ATGGCGCATTCCGACGACGCTGGGTCTGTGCCCGCACCCCTTCGCGGCGCTTTGGGCCAGCCGGCGGCCCGCTACCATCGGATCCGCCAGGCCACCGAGGACCTAGTGCGGCATCTCTCGCCCGAGGACATGGCCGCCCAGTCCATGCCCGACGCCAGCCCCGCAAAATGGCACCTGGCCCATACGACCTGGTTCTTCGAGACCTTCCTGCTGAAGCCGAACCTGGCGGGATACCGGCCGTTCGACGAACGCTACGCCTACCTGTTCAACTCCTATTACGAGGCGCTTGGTCCGCGTCAGCCCCGGCCGGAGCGCGGCCTGCTGACCCGGCCCTCCCGCGACGAGGTCCTGGCTTATCGCGCCCATGTGGACGAGGGGATGCATCACCTGCTGTCGTCGGACGTCGCCGGCCTGTCGGACCTGCTGGACCTGGGCCTGGCCCATGAGGAGCAGCATCAGGAGCTGATCCTGATGGATATCCTGCACCTCTTCGCCCAGTCGCCGCTGAAGCCCGCCTATTCCCCCACCACCGCCCTGCCGGTCAGCGCCGATCCCGGTCGCGCCGGCGTCGTCGCCTTCGACGGCGGCCTGGTGGAGATCGGCCATGGCGGCGCAGGCTTCGCCTTCGACAACGAGGGTCCGCGCCACCAGGTCTTCCTGCAACCGTTCAAGCTGGCCGACCGGCTGGTGACCAATGGCGAGTGGCTGGCCTTCATGGCTGACGGTGGCTACGCCAAGCCGGAGCTCTGGCTCGCCGAGGGCTGGGCCCAGGTGCGGGAACAGGGTTGGAGCGCGCCGGCCTACTGGCAGCAGGGCGACCATGGCTGGCTAGCCATGACCCTGCAGGGCTTGCGCGCCATCGCCCCTCACGCGCCGGTCACCCATATCAGCTTCTACGAGGCCGACGCCTACGCCGCCTGGGCCGGCGCCCGCCTGCCCACCGAGGCCGAATGGGAGCATGCCTCGAACGGCCTGCCGATGGCCGGCAACTTCATGGGCTCGGGCCAACTCGGCCCGGCCGCCGCGACGGTGGGCGAGGGGCTGCGCCAGATGTTCGGCGATGTCTGGGAATGGACCCGCAGCGCCTATTGCCCCTATCCCGGCTTCCACCCGGCGGCCGGCGCCGTGGGCGAGTACAACGGCAAGTTCATGAGCGGCCAGATGGTGCTGCGCGGCGGCTGTCACGCAACCCCGCAGGGCCATGCGCGGCCGACCTACCGCAACTTCTTCCATCCCGATCAGCGCTGGATGTTCTCAGGGCTGCGCCTGGCGTGGGATGGCGAGCCGCGGGTCCATGCGCAGACCGACGGCAGCTTCGCCGCCGACGTGCTGGCGGGCCTGGCCAAGCCGCAGAAGACCATTCTCCCCAAATATTTCTACGACGCCGAAGGCTCGCGCCTGTTCGAGGAAATCTGTGACCTGCCGGAATACTATCCCACCCGCACCGAGGCCGCCCTGCTGCGCCACAAGGCCGGTGAGATGGCCGCCGCCATTCCCTTGGGCTCAGCCCTGGTGGAGTTCGGCAGCGGCGCCAGCACCAAGACTCGCCTGCTGCTCGACGCCGCGCCGCAGCTGGCGGCCTACGTCCCCATCGACATCAGCAAGTCGGCGCTCGACGAGGCTGCGCAAGCCATCGGCCGCGACTACCCCAATCTGATCGTGGCGCCCCTGGTGGATGACTTCACCACCGCTCTTCGCCTGCCCGACGCGGTGGACGGTCTGACCAGCGTCGGCTTCTTCCCCGGCTCCACCATCGGCAATTTCCGGCCCGAGGAGGCGATCGCGTTCCTGGCCAGCGCCCGGCGGCTGCTGGGCCATGGGGCGGCCTTCCTGGTGGGCATGGACATCGTCAAGGACGAGGCGGTCCTGGTCGCGGCCTATGACGACGCCCAAGGCGTGACGGCGGCCTTCAACCTCAACCTGCTGACCCGCATTAACCGCGAACTGGGCGGGGACTTCGACCTGACCGCCTTCCAGCACCGCGCGGTGTGGAACGCCCAGGAAAGCCGGATGGAAATGCATCTGGTCAGCCGACGCGACCAGGTGGTCATCGTCGCCGGACGCACCTTCCACTTCGCGGCGGGCGAAAGCCTCCACACCGAGAACTCCCACAAGTTCACGGTCGAGGGCTTCGGAAAGCTTGCGGCCGCGGCGGGCTGGCGCCTGGAAAACCAATGGGAAAGCGCCGAGCCGACCTTCGCCATAGTCCTGCTCCGGGCGTAA
- a CDS encoding response regulator yields MARMEPSTEQVPATARILMVDDDPGILDVVSDFLGKHGYLVETAGDAREMEQALERGPVDLIVLDVMLPGEDGLSIARRLSGEGPPIIMLSAMGEDTDRIVGLELGADDYLAKPCNPRELLARVRAVLRRAEQRGQANAIGAGCEFAGWRLDLVRRELRSPPGVAVNLSSGEFSLLRAFVERPQRVLTRDQLLDFARGPDSDAFDRAIDVQISRLRRKLDDGGGGTDLIRTIRNEGYMFTAKVKRT; encoded by the coding sequence ATGGCGCGGATGGAACCCAGCACCGAACAGGTCCCCGCGACCGCCCGCATCCTGATGGTCGACGACGACCCGGGCATCCTCGACGTCGTCTCCGACTTCCTGGGCAAACACGGCTACCTCGTCGAGACCGCCGGGGACGCGCGTGAGATGGAGCAGGCGCTGGAGCGCGGCCCCGTCGACCTGATCGTGCTCGACGTCATGCTGCCGGGCGAGGACGGCCTGTCCATCGCCCGCCGGCTCAGCGGCGAAGGCCCGCCGATCATCATGCTGTCGGCCATGGGCGAGGACACCGACCGCATCGTCGGCCTGGAGCTGGGCGCCGACGACTACCTGGCCAAGCCCTGCAATCCCCGCGAACTGCTGGCCCGGGTCCGCGCCGTCCTGCGCCGCGCCGAGCAGCGCGGTCAGGCCAATGCCATCGGCGCCGGCTGCGAGTTCGCGGGCTGGCGGCTGGACCTGGTGCGGCGCGAACTGCGCTCGCCCCCCGGCGTTGCGGTGAACCTGTCGTCGGGCGAGTTCTCCCTGCTGCGCGCCTTCGTGGAACGGCCCCAGCGGGTGCTGACCCGCGACCAGCTTCTCGACTTCGCCCGCGGCCCGGACTCAGACGCCTTCGACCGGGCCATCGACGTGCAGATCAGCCGCCTACGCCGCAAGCTGGACGACGGTGGCGGCGGCACCGACCTGATCCGCACAATCCGCAACGAAGGCTACATGTTCACCGCCAAGGTGAAGCGGACATGA
- a CDS encoding alpha/beta fold hydrolase, with product MGYSEKQFRFDGGDGASIAGFRWADESVTPRAVLQIAHGMGEHARRYPDPLIPIMADGFVLYADDHRGHGYTAPSKAALGDFGENGAELVVEDIARLTDLARAENPGLPLVLLGHSLGSFFSQAYAFDHAGKIDGLVLSGTAAFGDRTGPAKKLDEMNADGPKPRTPYDWLSRDDAEVDKYIADPLCGFSRQPSAADSFGRVSARLRDPAEIAKIPKDLPLYIFVGDKDPINRDLELLHPLVNRYREAGLTRMEVKIYKGGRHEMLNEINRDEVVSDLLAWLRKTVG from the coding sequence ATGGGTTATTCCGAAAAGCAGTTCCGGTTTGACGGCGGGGACGGGGCCTCCATCGCCGGCTTCCGCTGGGCCGACGAGAGCGTCACCCCGCGCGCCGTGCTTCAGATCGCTCACGGCATGGGCGAGCACGCCCGACGCTATCCCGATCCGCTGATCCCCATCATGGCCGATGGCTTCGTGCTGTATGCCGACGACCATCGCGGCCACGGCTATACCGCCCCCTCCAAGGCGGCGCTCGGCGACTTCGGCGAGAACGGCGCGGAACTGGTGGTGGAGGATATCGCCCGCCTGACCGACCTGGCGCGGGCCGAGAACCCTGGCCTGCCGCTGGTCCTGCTGGGCCATAGCCTGGGTTCGTTCTTCTCCCAGGCCTACGCCTTCGATCATGCCGGCAAGATCGACGGCCTGGTGCTCTCGGGCACCGCGGCCTTCGGCGACCGCACCGGCCCGGCCAAGAAGCTGGACGAGATGAACGCCGACGGGCCCAAGCCCCGCACCCCTTACGACTGGCTGTCGCGCGACGACGCCGAGGTGGACAAGTACATCGCCGATCCGCTGTGCGGCTTCTCCCGCCAGCCCAGCGCCGCCGACAGCTTCGGCCGGGTCAGCGCCCGTCTGCGCGACCCCGCCGAGATCGCCAAGATTCCCAAGGATCTGCCGCTCTACATCTTCGTAGGCGACAAGGACCCCATCAACCGCGACCTCGAACTGCTGCATCCGCTGGTGAACCGCTACCGCGAGGCGGGCCTCACCCGAATGGAGGTGAAAATCTACAAAGGCGGCCGTCACGAGATGCTGAACGAGATCAACCGCGACGAGGTGGTGTCCGACCTGCTGGCCTGGCTGCGCAAGACGGTGGGCTGA
- a CDS encoding sensor histidine kinase, giving the protein MRLPWSGRPTASLFARLLTLIGITLVASQVIILTMIFVLPPPAPDFYRLSEVAQTFKGRAPSLTERRPLELKIVDRAPSPTMEGRMVPNMRAELARELGVAEARVVFAAPSRMPVSDRRVFRIIRDRMARDGGEQEEHFLIAPFDVAVQRADGRWDMVRPTPRLGLDPWQLRIVLWLLLSAALLAPVAYTFARRLAHPFQLFADAAEQLGRDPRGTRLPVSLKGTAEINIAVSAFNEMQDRLRRYVEDRTAMVGAIAHDLRTPLTRLRFRIENVPEEARAKMAGDLDQMEEMISAALTFVRDASGPAERTPLELSSLLESVCDEMAETGSDTQVERGDKVILEGDPVALRRLFTNLLENAVKFGGRARARVYRDGASAYVEIEDDGPGIPPEDAERVFEPFYRREPSRSRQTGGIGLGLAVVRSVARGHGGDVVMANRPGGGLTARVQLPL; this is encoded by the coding sequence ATGAGGCTGCCCTGGTCGGGCCGGCCCACCGCCTCGCTGTTCGCCCGCCTGCTGACCCTGATCGGCATCACCCTGGTGGCGTCGCAGGTGATCATCCTGACGATGATCTTCGTCCTGCCGCCGCCCGCGCCCGACTTCTACCGGCTGAGCGAGGTGGCGCAGACCTTCAAGGGCCGAGCGCCCAGCCTGACCGAACGCCGGCCCCTGGAACTGAAGATCGTCGACAGGGCGCCCTCGCCCACCATGGAGGGTCGCATGGTGCCCAACATGCGCGCCGAGCTCGCCCGCGAACTGGGGGTGGCCGAGGCCCGGGTGGTGTTCGCCGCGCCGTCTCGCATGCCGGTCTCCGACCGTCGGGTGTTCCGCATCATCCGCGACCGCATGGCCCGGGACGGCGGCGAGCAGGAGGAGCACTTCCTGATCGCCCCCTTCGACGTGGCCGTGCAGCGCGCCGACGGGCGGTGGGACATGGTCCGGCCGACGCCGCGCCTGGGGCTCGACCCCTGGCAGCTTCGCATCGTGCTGTGGCTGCTTCTGTCGGCCGCCCTGCTGGCGCCGGTGGCCTACACCTTCGCCCGCCGGCTGGCCCACCCCTTCCAGCTGTTCGCCGACGCCGCCGAGCAGTTGGGCCGCGATCCGCGCGGAACGCGGCTGCCGGTCTCTCTGAAGGGCACGGCGGAGATCAATATCGCGGTCAGCGCCTTCAACGAGATGCAGGACCGCCTGCGCCGCTATGTCGAGGACAGGACTGCGATGGTGGGCGCCATCGCCCACGACCTGCGCACCCCCCTGACCCGCCTGCGCTTCCGCATCGAGAACGTGCCGGAGGAAGCCCGCGCCAAGATGGCCGGCGACCTGGACCAGATGGAGGAGATGATCAGCGCGGCCCTGACCTTCGTGCGCGACGCCAGCGGCCCGGCCGAGCGGACGCCCCTGGAGCTCTCCTCCCTGCTGGAAAGCGTCTGCGACGAGATGGCCGAGACCGGCAGCGACACCCAGGTGGAGCGCGGCGACAAGGTGATCCTGGAGGGCGACCCTGTCGCCCTGCGACGGCTGTTCACCAACCTGCTGGAGAACGCCGTGAAGTTCGGCGGCCGGGCCCGCGCCCGGGTCTATCGCGATGGCGCCAGCGCCTATGTGGAGATCGAGGACGACGGGCCCGGCATTCCGCCCGAGGACGCCGAGCGGGTTTTCGAGCCCTTCTACCGCCGCGAGCCCTCCCGCAGCCGCCAGACCGGCGGCATCGGTCTCGGCTTGGCGGTCGTCCGCTCGGTAGCCCGGGGCCATGGCGGCGACGTCGTCATGGCTAACCGCCCGGGCGGCGGTCTGACCGCGCGCGTCCAGTTGCCGCTCTAA
- a CDS encoding sigma-70 family RNA polymerase sigma factor gives MTDDTDWRDDVVRMIPALRAFGWSLCHNGSDADDLVQDTLIKAWTNRDKFEMGTNLRAWLFTILRNTYYTQVIRRRREVRDELGEYAGALKTPPSQDWSVAMHAMQDALKHLPDEHREALILVGGAGMSYEEAAEICGCAVGTIKSRVNRARAKLLKIMDADAPSDLMANETMVAANRA, from the coding sequence ATGACCGACGACACCGACTGGCGTGACGACGTGGTGCGGATGATCCCAGCGCTGCGGGCCTTCGGATGGTCGCTCTGCCACAATGGATCCGACGCCGACGACCTGGTGCAGGACACCCTGATCAAGGCCTGGACCAACCGCGACAAGTTCGAGATGGGCACCAACCTGCGGGCCTGGCTGTTCACGATCCTGCGCAACACCTATTACACCCAGGTCATCCGCCGCCGCCGCGAGGTGCGCGACGAACTGGGCGAGTATGCCGGGGCGCTGAAAACGCCGCCGAGCCAGGACTGGAGCGTGGCCATGCACGCCATGCAGGACGCCCTGAAACACCTGCCCGACGAGCACCGCGAAGCCCTGATCCTGGTGGGCGGGGCGGGGATGTCCTACGAGGAGGCCGCCGAGATCTGCGGCTGCGCGGTGGGCACCATCAAGAGCCGGGTGAACCGCGCCCGGGCCAAGCTCTTGAAGATCATGGACGCCGACGCCCCCTCCGACCTCATGGCCAATGAGACCATGGTGGCGGCCAACCGGGCCTGA
- the hrpB gene encoding ATP-dependent helicase HrpB yields the protein MLPVEEILPALQAALVENTSAVLVAPPGAGKTTLVPLRLLDASWLAGAKIIMLEPRRLAARAAADRMAKTLGERVGETVGYRVRMQSRISARTRIEVVTEGVFSRMILGDPTLEGVGLVIFDEFHERSLDADLGLALARDAQGLLRDDLRLLVMSATLDGAAVARLLDAPVVESQGRAYPVDTRYLGRDDRQRLEDRTVRAVERALAEETGSILVFLPGQGEIRRTADLLAERLRRPEVLIAPLYGALDPAEQDRAISPAPPGVRKVVLASSIAETSLTIEGVRVVIDSGVARVPRFDPASGLTRLATVRVSRAAADQRRGRAGRTEPGVAYRLWDEAETRALPAYADPEILDADLSGLALDLARWGAKDVGAMAFLDAPPAAAFAEARTLLRRLEALTDDGVLTPHGEALSEMPLAPRLAHMILKAAATGQAPRAARIAALVTERNLGGRDADLRHRLDSFERDRSPRARDAKSLADRWAGMAGRAGKGEPLDDGLLLAFAYPERIAKARGPAGEFQLVSGRGAFVDATDALAREKWLAIAELGGGDRRDRILLAAPLDEAELIRAFADQLVVESRLEESGGGRLRAKQITRLGRLTLSEQIDENPDPRLIATALADRVRNEGLSALTWGAAAESLRARVGFLRASGGDWPDLSDAALLESLDDWLVPLLRGLRSLAALKPDALDGALRGLIAWDQQRRLDAAAPLRWTAPTGNAFTIDYTAESGPRVDVRVQEVFGLTEHPTVAGGTPLTLSLLSPGHRPVQTTKDLPGFWKGSWKDVRSDMRGRYPKHVWPEDPANTPPTARAKPRGT from the coding sequence ATGCTGCCTGTTGAGGAAATCCTGCCTGCCTTGCAGGCGGCGCTGGTGGAAAACACCTCCGCCGTCCTGGTGGCCCCGCCCGGCGCGGGCAAGACGACCCTGGTTCCCCTACGCCTGCTGGACGCGTCCTGGCTGGCCGGGGCCAAGATCATCATGCTGGAGCCGCGCCGCCTGGCCGCCCGCGCCGCCGCCGACCGCATGGCCAAGACCCTGGGCGAGCGGGTCGGCGAGACGGTTGGCTATCGCGTGCGGATGCAGTCGCGCATCTCCGCCCGAACCCGCATCGAGGTGGTGACCGAGGGCGTCTTCAGCCGGATGATTCTCGGCGACCCCACCCTGGAGGGCGTCGGCCTGGTGATCTTCGACGAGTTCCACGAGCGCAGCCTGGACGCCGACCTGGGCCTGGCCCTGGCCCGCGACGCCCAGGGCCTGCTGCGCGACGACCTACGCCTGCTCGTCATGTCGGCCACCCTGGACGGAGCCGCCGTCGCCCGGCTGCTGGACGCGCCGGTGGTGGAGAGTCAGGGCCGCGCCTATCCGGTCGACACCCGCTATCTCGGCCGCGACGACCGCCAGCGCCTGGAGGACCGGACCGTGCGGGCCGTGGAGCGGGCGCTCGCCGAGGAAACCGGCAGCATCCTGGTCTTCCTGCCGGGCCAGGGGGAAATCCGCCGCACCGCCGACCTGTTGGCCGAGCGCTTGCGCCGCCCCGAGGTGCTGATCGCGCCCCTCTATGGCGCGCTGGACCCCGCCGAGCAGGACCGCGCTATCTCGCCGGCCCCGCCGGGCGTGCGCAAAGTTGTATTGGCGAGTTCCATCGCCGAGACCAGCCTGACCATCGAGGGGGTTCGCGTGGTGATCGACTCAGGCGTGGCTCGCGTGCCGCGCTTCGATCCCGCCAGCGGCCTGACACGACTGGCCACCGTCCGGGTCAGCCGCGCCGCCGCCGACCAGCGCCGAGGCCGCGCCGGCCGCACCGAGCCGGGCGTCGCCTACCGCCTCTGGGACGAGGCGGAAACCCGCGCCTTGCCGGCCTATGCCGACCCAGAGATCCTCGACGCCGACCTCTCGGGCCTGGCCCTGGATCTCGCCCGCTGGGGGGCGAAGGACGTGGGGGCCATGGCCTTCCTCGACGCCCCGCCCGCCGCCGCCTTCGCCGAGGCCCGCACCCTTTTGCGACGGCTTGAGGCCCTGACTGACGACGGCGTGCTCACGCCCCATGGCGAGGCTCTGAGCGAGATGCCGCTCGCCCCACGTCTGGCGCACATGATCCTGAAGGCGGCGGCCACCGGCCAGGCGCCCCGCGCCGCCCGCATCGCCGCCCTGGTCACCGAGCGCAACCTCGGCGGCCGTGACGCCGACCTGCGCCACCGGCTGGACAGCTTCGAGCGCGACCGCTCGCCCCGCGCCCGTGACGCCAAATCCTTGGCCGATCGCTGGGCAGGCATGGCGGGCCGGGCCGGGAAGGGGGAGCCCCTGGACGATGGCCTGCTGCTGGCCTTCGCCTATCCCGAGCGCATCGCCAAGGCCCGCGGACCCGCCGGCGAGTTCCAGCTGGTCAGCGGCCGCGGCGCCTTCGTCGACGCCACCGACGCTCTGGCTCGCGAGAAGTGGCTGGCCATCGCCGAACTGGGCGGCGGTGACCGCCGCGACCGCATCCTGCTGGCCGCGCCCCTGGACGAGGCAGAACTGATCAGGGCCTTCGCCGACCAGTTGGTGGTCGAGAGCCGCCTGGAGGAAAGTGGCGGCGGTCGTCTGCGCGCCAAACAGATCACCCGCCTGGGCCGCCTGACCCTGAGTGAACAGATCGACGAGAACCCCGACCCCAGGCTGATCGCCACCGCCCTGGCCGACCGCGTGCGCAATGAGGGCCTGAGCGCCCTGACGTGGGGCGCCGCCGCCGAATCCCTGCGGGCGCGGGTCGGCTTCCTGCGCGCCTCCGGCGGGGACTGGCCTGATCTGTCGGACGCCGCGCTGCTTGAAAGCCTGGACGACTGGCTGGTCCCGCTGCTGCGGGGCCTGCGGTCCCTGGCCGCGCTGAAACCCGACGCGCTCGACGGCGCCTTGCGCGGCCTGATCGCCTGGGACCAGCAGCGCCGCCTCGACGCCGCGGCGCCCCTGCGCTGGACCGCCCCCACCGGCAACGCCTTCACCATCGACTACACCGCCGAGAGCGGCCCCCGGGTCGATGTCCGCGTGCAGGAGGTGTTTGGCCTGACCGAGCATCCCACCGTCGCTGGTGGTACGCCGCTCACCCTGTCGCTGCTGTCGCCCGGCCACCGCCCGGTCCAGACCACCAAGGACCTGCCGGGGTTTTGGAAGGGCTCATGGAAGGACGTCCGCTCCGACATGCGCGGCCGCTACCCGAAACACGTCTGGCCTGAAGACCCCGCCAACACGCCGCCGACGGCCCGCGCCAAGCCGCGCGGGACCTAG